The Dyadobacter sp. 676 DNA window AGTTACCTCACCTGCCTTACCCATCCCATACATTAAACGAAGAGTTCATCTTGTTTACTGTCGGCATTTTTGCTATTTTTGAAACCTATTTTTTGATATTAAAAATACCAATATTATAACTCAAACGTTCCCTTATGGCTCTCCCGCTCCTGAAAAACGGCATGTTTAACAGGTTGCAAGAAGATATTCTTGCATTGCAGGGGTTCAGCACGCTCCCCGGAGCCAAAAAGATCGATCTTGGGTTGGGAATTATGAATGCTTCGTTCCCGAGCCATTCTTTTCCCATCGGCGCGGTGCATGAGTTTATCAGCATGGGTCCGGAAAACGCTGCGGCTACCACCGGCTTTATGGCGGGATTGCTGGGAAAACTGATGGGCGAATATGGCATATGTCTCTGGGTCGGCATTAAACCGATAGTATTTCCCACAGCATTGAAAATTTTCGGTGTGGAGCCGCATCGAATTATTTTCATCGATTTGAATAAAGAAAAAGACGTGATCTGGGCCGTAGAAGAAGCCCTTAAATGCGAATCGCTTGCTGCGGTTGTAGGCGAGCTACGGGAAATTACGTTCACAG harbors:
- a CDS encoding Error-prone repair protein ImuA produces the protein MALPLLKNGMFNRLQEDILALQGFSTLPGAKKIDLGLGIMNASFPSHSFPIGAVHEFISMGPENAAATTGFMAGLLGKLMGEYGICLWVGIKPIVFPTALKIFGVEPHRIIFIDLNKEKDVIWAVEEALKCESLAAVVGELREITFTESRRLQLAVEQSRVTGFLHRNNPRAVNPLACVSRWQVTPMASRIEPGMPGVGRPCWHVELQKIRNGEPGEWDMEWVSGRFQHLKKDIQEHPQKAAEVAPFYISQRA